A window of Argopecten irradians isolate NY chromosome 1, Ai_NY, whole genome shotgun sequence contains these coding sequences:
- the LOC138310836 gene encoding uncharacterized protein, which translates to METGNACDRINTALATLRSEMLDLRQQDVQLMNQLMSINNNIKTLAKQRSHPGRQLKKKHLSVKGRRKFISLHESIPEEDSSSADSDSDASISSNDNEI; encoded by the exons atggAGACTGGAAACGCATGTGATAGGATTAACACTGCGCTGGCTACTCTGAGGAGCgaaatg CTTGACCTCAGACAACAAGATGTCCAGCTGATGAACCAGCTTATGagcataaacaacaacatcaagacCCTGGCCAAACAGAGGTCACACCCAGGCAGACAGCTGAAGAAGAAACATCTGTCGGTGAAAGGTAGACGCAAATTCATCAGTCTACATGAATCCATCCCAGAGGAGGATTCTAGTTCGGCGGACTCGGACAGTGACGCCAGTATTTCTAGTAATGACAATGAGATATGA
- the LOC138333761 gene encoding uncharacterized protein — protein MEAVLTGNASDRINSALATLRSEMLDLRQQDVQLMNQLMSINTNIKTLAKQRSHPGRQLKKKHMSVKGRRKFISLHESIPEEDSSSADSDSDASISSNDNEI, from the exons ATGGAAGCCGTTCTGACAGGAAACGCAAGTGATAGAATTAACAGTGCACTAGCAACTCTGAGGAGCGAAatg CTTGACCTCAGACAACAAGATGTCCAGCTGATGAACCAGCTTATGAGCATAAACACCAACATCAAGACCCTGGCCAAACAGAGGTCACACCCAGGCAGACAGCTGAAGAAGAAACATATGTCGGTGAAAGGTAGACGCAAATTCATCAGTCTACATGAATCCATCCCAGAGGAGGATTCTAGTTCGGCGGACTCGGACAGTGACGCCAGTATCTCTAGTAATGACAATGAGATATGA